The Benincasa hispida cultivar B227 chromosome 11, ASM972705v1, whole genome shotgun sequence genome has a segment encoding these proteins:
- the LOC120090772 gene encoding secreted RxLR effector protein 161-like — protein sequence MENCNSATTPVEPNLKLTKDHEGKKVNSTIYKQMVGSLMYLTTTRPDIMYAVSLISRFMESPTELHFLAAKRILRYLKGTPGLGILYQKGEKLNLVGFSDSDYVGDLNDRKSTPGYIFMLGSGAISWSSKKQPIITLSTTEAELVAATSCWG from the coding sequence ATGGAGAATTGCAACTCAGCCACGACTCCAGTTGAACCCAATTTGAAGCTCACAAAGGACCATGAAGGAAAAAAGGTCAACAGTACTATTTATAAGCAAATGgttggaagcttgatgtacttaACAACTACAAGGCCTGATATTATGTATGCTGTAAGTTTAATTAGTAGGTTTATGGAATCTCCAACTGAGCTTCATTTTCTTGCTGCCAAAAGAATCTTACGTTACTTAAAAGGGACTCCTGGTCTTGGCATACtttatcaaaaaggagaaaaactAAACCTCGTTGGTTTTAGCGATAGTGATTATGTAGGAGATTTAAATGATCGAAAGAGTACTCCAGGGTATATTTTCATGCTTGGTTCAGGAGCTATCTCATGGTCTTCCAAGAAACAGCCAATTATCACATTATCTACCACTGAAGCTGAACTTGTAGCAGCAACatcgtgttggggttga